A window of Roseiflexus castenholzii DSM 13941 genomic DNA:
CGTCCTGCGCCGCAATGATGGACTGCGCCAGATCCCTGATTTCCTGGCGCTCCGCACGCTGAAGCGCATCGCGTGCCATGGCGATGGCGCCTTCGTGGTGTGGAATCATCGCTTCGATAAAACGCCGATCGAACGGCGCCGGTCCATCGGCGACCATCATCGGACCCATTTCCATTCCCATGCCAGCCGTTGGTGCAAGATCAGGATACCACGCCGCGCGCCACGAACGCATCTGGTCTATTTCGTTCTGCTGTGCGCTGATGATTGCCTCTGCCAACTGCCGAATTTCGGGACGTTCAGCCGATTCGAGCGCCTGCCGCGCCATAACGATGGCGCCTTCGTGATGCATGATCATGCTATCGATAAAGAGCGCATCATAGGGTGTTTCATGCATACCCGGCATCATGGTCGAATGATCCATGCCGGACATGCTCGAAGGCGTCGAAGCGCTCGATGGAGCGGTCACCGTCTGCGGCGCGCTGCTGCACGCGGTTGCCAGCGCAGCGAGAAGAACAATCAGACTGATCGATCCAATCCGTGGCATACGATATTCCTCCAGCATCGATTCTTCACGATACCGCAACAATGTACCCCATCCAGATCAAGGTATGCTCTATCCATGCTCAAGATATGGTCAAGAAATCGGCGGTGGAAGCGGTTGCGCCAAACAATTCCACAACGCGCTATCGCCGTGGTAGAATAGAGAGCATAGTCACACCGCGCGCAAGGAGGATCGATGACGACCGTCACACCATTTCCCGCTGTGCCGTCGCTACGCTCAATCGATACCGGCTGGAACTATGAGCGCTGGTCTGCTCTACCAGATGATGGCAACCGGTATGA
This region includes:
- a CDS encoding DUF305 domain-containing protein encodes the protein MPRIGSISLIVLLAALATACSSAPQTVTAPSSASTPSSMSGMDHSTMMPGMHETPYDALFIDSMIMHHEGAIVMARQALESAERPEIRQLAEAIISAQQNEIDQMRSWRAAWYPDLAPTAGMGMEMGPMMVADGPAPFDRRFIEAMIPHHEGAIAMARDALQRAERQEIRDLAQSIIAAQDAEIAQMRTWLKAWYGIEDTNK